AGTTGAGACGGCGACGGTGAGGAAGTTGCAGCCTTCGAGGTACGAGGAGGCGAGTCCGTGGGTGTACCAGGAGGTGACGAAGGTGGTGCCGGTGAGCCAGCCGCCTAGCGCTAAATAGGCGCAGGGGAATAGCAGTAGGCCGGACCAGCCGACAAATACGAAGCGATCGCGCTTGAGCCAGTCGTCAATGGCGTCAAACCACCCTCTTGAACTTGGCGCGCGTCCGACTGCAATGGTCATTTCAAATCCTCTTACTATTGCGTCAAATCGTCTGAACTTGAGCAATTAACATTATTTATTTGACACGACCCACGTCAGACAGTAGTGGGATATTTTGGAGAAGTTTGCCGGGTTCTGTCTTCAATAGACACACTCGCTTGATTCCCCTGCGTGTCAATTTCCACTAACCTGTCGCCCTGATACCGGGTTTCAGGCTACTGTTATTTGGGAATGGGGCGCTTTTTGTCCCCAAAGTAAAACCCTAGGGTTCTAGCACGTGTCCTCTATGATAAGAAAATATCAGAATTTTTACAATCTGACACGTACTTCTCATTAATCTCTAGCTCAGTTAGATTGCTAAATCAATAGCATAAATCCCTGGGAAGCTAGATAATCTGAATCAGTCCGATCTTAAAAATTTTCCTTAACAACTTTGGCGAACACAGAGTTTTCTTTCATGGCTGCACCGACAACATCCACAAGTAACCGCGTTCTCCGTCAAGAGGTTTTAGGCTCTCGTCGTTTGAGTAACTATTGGTGGGCAACCGTAGTCTCCTTGGGAGCTACAGGCTTTTTATTGGCCGGAATTTCAAGTTACCTAAAAGTTAATCTTCTCCCTTTTGCTGACCCCACCAAGTTACTTTTTATCCCTCAAGGGATAGTCATGGGACTTTACGGGTTAGCCGGGTTACTCGTAGCGCTCTATCTATGGATGATGATTCTTTTAGACGTAGGGGGCGGTTACAACGAGTTTAATCAAGAAACCGGATATATTCGGATCTTTAGATGGGGCTTTCTCGGCAAAAACCGCCAAATTGAAGTCGGCTGTCGCATACAAGATGTCCAAGCGATTCGGGTGGAAATTAAAGAAGGTCTCAACCCACGCCGGTCGATTTATCTGCGCGTCAAAGGACGCCGCGATATTCCCCTGACGCGAGTTGGGGAACCTCTACCCTTGTCAGAGCTGGAAAATCAGGGTGCCCAACTGGCTCGCTTCTTGGAAGTGCCCATTGAAGGTCTCTAACAATTCTTGGTTGAGCCTCCCAATATCTGCATAAGATGATTCAGTAGCTCTGGCTACCAATTAGGTGAAATGAAAATGCAGATACAAATCCGGCACTGGTTTATATTACTTTTTGCGATCGCAGGACTGATGTTGGGGGGATGTACCACCGAGCAGGCTACTTCCTCGGATACCAGCCCCTCAGCAACTGAAACAACCTCAGCATCTGCCACTCCAGCGAGTAGTCCCAAAACAAGCAGTTTGCCTCGCCTAGAAGGTAAAGCCACCGTAGACATGACGGTTAAAGGCTCGCTAATTACGATTGAAGTCGATGGCACTAATGCCCCGATTACATCTGGGAATTTCGTCGATTTAGTTCAAAGAGGTGTCTATAACGGACTGGTGTTTCACCGCGTAGTGCGGCAACCGCAACCCTTTGTTGCTCAGGGTGGCGATCCGCAAAGTAAAGACCCGAATGTGCCCACAGAACGTCTGGGGATGGGCGGTTTTATCGATCCAGCGACGGGTCAAGCGCGTTATATTCCCCTCGAAATTAAGCCCAAAGGGGCGGAAAAACCCGTTCTCAGCGAAACGCTCA
This DNA window, taken from Coleofasciculus sp. FACHB-T130, encodes the following:
- a CDS encoding photosystem I assembly protein Ycf4 yields the protein MAAPTTSTSNRVLRQEVLGSRRLSNYWWATVVSLGATGFLLAGISSYLKVNLLPFADPTKLLFIPQGIVMGLYGLAGLLVALYLWMMILLDVGGGYNEFNQETGYIRIFRWGFLGKNRQIEVGCRIQDVQAIRVEIKEGLNPRRSIYLRVKGRRDIPLTRVGEPLPLSELENQGAQLARFLEVPIEGL
- a CDS encoding peptidylprolyl isomerase, encoding MQIQIRHWFILLFAIAGLMLGGCTTEQATSSDTSPSATETTSASATPASSPKTSSLPRLEGKATVDMTVKGSLITIEVDGTNAPITSGNFVDLVQRGVYNGLVFHRVVRQPQPFVAQGGDPQSKDPNVPTERLGMGGFIDPATGQARYIPLEIKPKGAEKPVLSETLKSAGVSQPPQLRHTRGAVAMARSSLPDSASSQFYIALADLPFLDGDYAVFGYVTKGMEVVDKIQQGDRIESAKVTKGAENLKK